DNA sequence from the Streptomyces tsukubensis genome:
CAACCTGTTCCGCACGACCGCGATCCCGGCCTGCCTGTGGTTCCTCACGAAGGACAAGTCCCCGCAGGGCACGAAGGCACTGGAGGACCGGCGCAGCCGGGTGCTGTTCATCGACGCGCGGGCCATGGGCACGATGCTCGACCGCACGGAGCGCATCCTCACGGACGCGGACCTGGAGAAGATCTCCGACACGTACCACGCATGGCGCGGCACCAGGTCGGCAAGGGAAAAGGACCTTTCGTACGAGGACGTGGCCGGTTTCTGCTACAGCGCAACGCTGGAGGAGATCGAGAAGCATGACTATGTGCTGACGCCGGGGCGGTACGTGGGGGCGACGGAGATCGAGGACGATCCGGACGCGGAGCCAGTGGAAGACCGCATTGCGCGGCTGACCAAGGAGCTGTTCGAGCATTTGGACGAATCGGCGCGGCTTGACGCGGTGGTACGCGAGCAGTTGGGGAGGGTCGTATGAACGGGTGGCAGGTCCGTGAGCTCGGCGATCTTTGCACAAGAATTACGGTCGGTCACGTGGGCTCCATGGCGTCTCGCTACGTTTCTCATGGAATTCCTTTCCTACGGTCACAGAATGTGAAGCCGGGACGCATTGACGTATCCTCGCTCAAGTATATCGACCAGGGATTCCATGATGAGTTGGTTAAGTCTCAACTGCACGCAGGCGATTTGGTAATCGTTCGCACCGGTGAACCTGGCGTGGCTGCCGTGGTTCCGGATGACATGGGGGCGACTAACTGCTCCGATTTGGTAATCGCGAGGCCCGGTCAGGGCGCTGACGTACGCTTCTTGTGTTATGCGATTAATGAGACTGCCGGAGATTTCATCCGAGCTCATACGGTCGGGGCCGTGCAGCAGCACTTCAATGTTGCTTCAGCGAAAAAGCTCACCCTTGATGTCCCGCCTCTCGCTGAACAGCGGGCAATCGTCGGTTTGCTCGGGGCGCTGGACGACAAGATCGCGGCTAACGACCGTGTCGCGTTTGCGGCGCAGAGCCTGCTGCGAAGTCTGTACGGTTCGGTCGGTGCAGAAACTGGTGCAACACCAATCGGTAAGATCGGGTCCGTCGTCCGCGATCTAGTCAAGCCGGAGATGCTTTCCGGGCGTGAGCCCTATGTGGGTTTGGAGCATATGCCTAGAAAGAGGGTATGGCTGGATACGTGGGGCGATACATCGAAAGTAGCCAGCGCCAAGAACGCTTTCCAGAGCGGGGATGTGCTGTTCGGGAAGCTTCGCCCCTATTTCCACAAGGTTGGACTAGCTCAGACTGCTGGTGTCTGCTCGACTGACATCATCGTGGTTCGGCCGGTGGAAGATGAGTATCGTCCTTGGCTCCTGATGGCATTGTCCAGCGATGAAACTGTCGCACACGCAACGGCGCGAAGTGATGGTACGCGGATGCCCCGTGCGAAGTGGTCCGATCTTGCCGGGTTCGAGGTCTCTTGGCCTGGCCGCGAAGCGGTGAACCGATTCGGAGCGGTTGCCACTCCGTTGATCCAACGGGTTGAGGCTGCCGCCGCCGAGAGCCGCGCCCTCGCAGCGCTCCGCGACACCCTCCTCCCCCAACTCATGTCCGGCAAGCTCCGCGTCCGTGACGCCGAGCGCATCGTGGAGGACGCTGTATGACGACTGTCAACCACCGCGCCAAGCTCGACCGAAAAATGACCGAGTCCACCTGGGAACACCTCGCTATGGACGAGCTAGGCCAACTCGCCTGGGAGGTGAAAGAGGGCAAGGCGATCGCCCCCGGCTCCGGGCACCGCAAGGACTGGGACGACCTGATCCTGCACGACCAGCTCCAGGCGGCCATCGAGCGGCTGAACCCCGAGCTGTCGGCCACCGCCGTCCACGAGGCGCTCCGCATCGCCACCGACCCCGCCTCCACCGAGCCGTACCCGGAGAACAAGCAGGCGCACGCCCACCTCACCGCCGGCGTCCGGTTCACCTACACCGACGAGTTCGGCGCCGAGCAGACGCCCACCGTCCGTCTCGTCGACTTCAACGACCCCGACGCGAACACCTACCTCGCCGTCAACCAGGTCACGGTCCGGGACACCGACGGCCGCCACCGCCGTTTCGACGTCGTCCTCTACGTCAACGGCCTGCCCCTCGCCGCCATCGAGCTGAAGAGCGCCTCCGCCGAGAACGCCACCCTCAAGGACGCGCACGCCCAGCTCCAGACCTACGTCGCCGAGTTCCCCATCGCGTTCCGCTACAACGTCCTGAGCCTGGTCTCGGACGGCATCACCGCGAAGTACGGCACGGTCTTCACCCCGTACGAGCACTTCGCGCCGTGGAACGTCGACCACGACGGCGACCGCGTCGACACCAACGCCCCCGACTACGACGGCCTGGAGGCGCTGAACCTCGCCCTCCACGGACTGTTCACCCAGTCCCGCTTCCTCTCCCTCACCCGCAACTTCGTCAACTTCACGCCCACCGGCAAGCGCATCGCGAAGCCCCACCAGTATTTCGCTGTGACCAAGGCCGTCGAGGCGATCGTCACCGCCTCCCAGAGCAACGGCCAGGCGGGCGTCGTCTGGCACACGCAGGGCGCCGGCAAGTCCGAGGAGATGGTGGAGACCTCCGCCCTCGTCTCGCGCCACCCGGCCTTGAACAACCCCACCGTCGTCGTCGTCACCGACCGCAACGACCTCGACGACCAGCTCTACGACACCTTCCGGGACAGCCAGACCCTCCTCGGGCAGGAGCCCCGCCAGGTCAACACCCGCGAAGAGCTCCGTACCGAGCTGAAGAGCCGTACCGTCGGCGGGATCATCTTCACCACACTGCAGAAGTTCGGTCTCAGCCAGGAGGAGAAGGACTCGGGCGCGGGCCACCCCCTCCTCTCCGAGCGCCGCAACATCCTGGTCGTCGTCGACGAAGCGCACCGCTCGCACTACGACAGCCTCGACGGTTACGCCCGCCACCTGCGCGACGCACTCCCGTACGCCACGCTCATCGCCTTCACGGGCACCCCGATCTCGAAGGCCGACGCCGACACCCGCGCGGTGTTCGGCGAGTACATCGACATCTACGACCTCAAGCGGGCCGTCGACGACGAGGCCACCGTCCGCGTCTTCCACGAGCCGCGTGTCATCGACGTGTCCCTGCCGCCCGACGTCGACCCGTCGACGATCGACGAGCAGGCCAACGCCCTTACCGAGGGCATGGACGACGCCGAGCGCCGCCGCGCCGTGCAATACGCCGCCACCATGAACACGGTCTACGGTGCGCCCGACCGTATAGCGACGCTCGCCGACGATCTGATCTCCCACTGGGAGAAGCGTCGCGAGCTGATGAAGCCGGACATCGGCGGCCCCGGCAAGGCGATGATCGTCTGTGCGACGCGGGAGATCTGCGTCCGGGTGTACGACGCGCTGGCCGAGCGCCGTCCCGAGTGGGCGAGCGGCGAGGTCGACCAGGGCGTCATGAAGATCGTCTTTCACGGGGACCGCACCGACGAGGAGCACCTGCGCAAGCACGCCCTGCTCAAGTCCCAGCAGAAGACCATCCAGGCCCGGGCCAAGAACCCGGAGGACGCGCTCGAACTGCTCATCGTGCACTCGATGCTGCTCACCGGCTACGACGCCCCGCCCATCCATACCCTGTACATGGACCGTCCCATGCGGGGCGCCAACCTGATGCAGGCCCTGGCCCGCGTCAACCGCCGCTTCCGCGGCAAGCAGGACGGTCTCCTCGTCGGATACGCGCCGCTCACCGACAACCTCTCCAAGGCCCTGGAGGAGTACTCGCGCCAGGACCAGCAGGACAAGACGCTCGGTGCGGACATCGATCGGGCCATCACCGAGGTCAAGAACGAACTCGCCACCATCAAGGGCCTGCTGGCCGGCTCGCGCTGGCGGGAACTGCTCGCAGACACCGCCCACCCCGAGCCGCGCAAGCGAGCCCTGCGCCTGACCTCCAACTTCCTGCGCGACCCGAAGACTCCGGGCAACAAGGTGGAACCCGGCACCAAGCCGCTGTCCGTCCGTTTTAAGGACAGTGCCGCTCGCTTGGACCGCTTCTACCGGATCTGCGCGATGAGCAAGGAGATCGCCGAGCGTTGCGAGGACCTAGAGGACTGGCGGCGCGACATCGCCTTCTTCAGTGAGGTGCGCGCCTGGATGATCAAGCTCGACGCCGCCGACCGTGAGGCCACGGGTCAGCCGGTGACCGCTGAGATCCGGCGTTACCTCGAAGCGCTCGCCGCCTCGGTCGTCGACGCGGACGAGATCACCGACCTGTACGAAGAGGCCGGGATCGGGCGGCTGGACATCACCCGCCTCAACGACACCCAGCTGCGGAAGCTGGAGAACTCCGAGACCTCACACCTGGTCACCGAGGCGTTGCGCCGCATGATCGAGCAGAAGATGCGCGAGGTGACGAAGCACAACGTCGTCCGGCACGAGAGTTTCTCCGAGCGGCTGAACGACCTGATGACGCGCTACATGCTCCAACAGCTCACCAGCGCCCAGGCGATTGCCGAACTCGCGGCGCTGGCACGGCAGGTGTCGGACGAGGCCCGTCGCGGTGAGCGCTTCGACCCACCGCTCAACCACGCCGAGCTGGCCTTCTACGACGCGGTCGCCCATCGC
Encoded proteins:
- a CDS encoding type I restriction endonuclease subunit R, producing MTTVNHRAKLDRKMTESTWEHLAMDELGQLAWEVKEGKAIAPGSGHRKDWDDLILHDQLQAAIERLNPELSATAVHEALRIATDPASTEPYPENKQAHAHLTAGVRFTYTDEFGAEQTPTVRLVDFNDPDANTYLAVNQVTVRDTDGRHRRFDVVLYVNGLPLAAIELKSASAENATLKDAHAQLQTYVAEFPIAFRYNVLSLVSDGITAKYGTVFTPYEHFAPWNVDHDGDRVDTNAPDYDGLEALNLALHGLFTQSRFLSLTRNFVNFTPTGKRIAKPHQYFAVTKAVEAIVTASQSNGQAGVVWHTQGAGKSEEMVETSALVSRHPALNNPTVVVVTDRNDLDDQLYDTFRDSQTLLGQEPRQVNTREELRTELKSRTVGGIIFTTLQKFGLSQEEKDSGAGHPLLSERRNILVVVDEAHRSHYDSLDGYARHLRDALPYATLIAFTGTPISKADADTRAVFGEYIDIYDLKRAVDDEATVRVFHEPRVIDVSLPPDVDPSTIDEQANALTEGMDDAERRRAVQYAATMNTVYGAPDRIATLADDLISHWEKRRELMKPDIGGPGKAMIVCATREICVRVYDALAERRPEWASGEVDQGVMKIVFHGDRTDEEHLRKHALLKSQQKTIQARAKNPEDALELLIVHSMLLTGYDAPPIHTLYMDRPMRGANLMQALARVNRRFRGKQDGLLVGYAPLTDNLSKALEEYSRQDQQDKTLGADIDRAITEVKNELATIKGLLAGSRWRELLADTAHPEPRKRALRLTSNFLRDPKTPGNKVEPGTKPLSVRFKDSAARLDRFYRICAMSKEIAERCEDLEDWRRDIAFFSEVRAWMIKLDAADREATGQPVTAEIRRYLEALAASVVDADEITDLYEEAGIGRLDITRLNDTQLRKLENSETSHLVTEALRRMIEQKMREVTKHNVVRHESFSERLNDLMTRYMLQQLTSAQAIAELAALARQVSDEARRGERFDPPLNHAELAFYDAVAHRDMAELMEGGDDKLAQIARALVADVRKNLSVDWLSREPVRAKLRTRIRRVLAMFDYPPEEELEAIDLVLKQMETFAAQWAPGAK
- a CDS encoding restriction endonuclease subunit S is translated as MNGWQVRELGDLCTRITVGHVGSMASRYVSHGIPFLRSQNVKPGRIDVSSLKYIDQGFHDELVKSQLHAGDLVIVRTGEPGVAAVVPDDMGATNCSDLVIARPGQGADVRFLCYAINETAGDFIRAHTVGAVQQHFNVASAKKLTLDVPPLAEQRAIVGLLGALDDKIAANDRVAFAAQSLLRSLYGSVGAETGATPIGKIGSVVRDLVKPEMLSGREPYVGLEHMPRKRVWLDTWGDTSKVASAKNAFQSGDVLFGKLRPYFHKVGLAQTAGVCSTDIIVVRPVEDEYRPWLLMALSSDETVAHATARSDGTRMPRAKWSDLAGFEVSWPGREAVNRFGAVATPLIQRVEAAAAESRALAALRDTLLPQLMSGKLRVRDAERIVEDAV